Proteins found in one Primulina eburnea isolate SZY01 chromosome 16, ASM2296580v1, whole genome shotgun sequence genomic segment:
- the LOC140817218 gene encoding uncharacterized protein isoform X2, protein MMSSDGIQMSDQPIFQNNEPSQPRNSVSSFDVKFLDTKHLNVEDDVGLTLNDVSEGGSVAVCAAEKVLASPSSQEAGYECAKPLRDTKFDVQTMIKTTHNLSELLLCHLSHDACSALEEKNMEVIKSIISNLNACMRTNIDQGTNEPKLKKCVRDTSAIIEESHSVDKISDGPSTTNETFNSHFQPDFIHMGEGKTNESLVFSPLRGEGIKRNDDTTKAIKKILEENFHCYEGISSQALLFKSLWLEAEANLCSIGYKARFDQMKIEMESEDVAVMMSKIRSMPDPNTDSKLTPNTHGGTSPSSALKNSFNSSTTENVDDVEASIMARSKILKSLGDNIESINLEKEQQSEMGDCEHAGSIMERFNILKSRKSRENDLSYTNIGKGQQLKMANCDDLEPVLVSSNAMKPREDSLTSTNKEEEPHTENVNDEHAESVMARFNILQSRAASSRIYVQEEQQVDFEFFGKKNVAAVKNAQSEAEVFYLSPKPQQTGSLSEHEFGSKLDDCGYGSPKELHFSVPDDPMMRSFNNGKMMNQWYSRLPDSSLSSDWEHVKKDDFAWKNF, encoded by the exons ATGATGAGCAGTGATGGAATTCAGATGAGCGATCAACCTATTTTCCAGAATAATGAACCTAGCCAACCAAGGAACTCTGTGAGCAGTTTTGATGTGAAATTTTTAGACACAAAGCATCTGAATGTTGAAGATGATGTTGGACTGACTCTCAATGACGTCTCTGAAGGTGGCTCAGTGGCAGTTTGTGCAGCAGAGAAGGTTCTAGCTTCACCTTCTTCTCAAGAAGCTGGATATGAGTGTGCAAAACCATTACGAGATACAAAATTTGATGTTCAGACAATGATAAAGACGACACACAATCTTTCAGAGTTGCTTCTGTGTCACCTTTCACATGATGCATGTTCTGCCCTTGAAGAAAAAAATATGGAGGTTATCAAGAGTATAATTAGCAATCTCAATGCCTGCATGAGAACTAATATTGACCAGGGAACTAATGAGCCTAAATTAAAGAAGTGTGTCCGAGATACGTCAGCCATCATTGAGGAGTCTCATAGTGTG GATAAGATTTCTGACGGGCCCTCTACGACAAATGAAACATTTAACTCTCATTTCCAGCCTGATTTTATACATATGGGTGAAGGGAAGACAAATGAATCACTAGTTTTTTCACCATTGAGGGGAGAAGGTATAAAAAGAAATGATGATACGACCAAG GCTATAAAAAAAATCCTTGAAGAGAATTTTCACTGCTATGAAGGAATTTCCTCACAAGCACTTCTCTTTAAGAGCTTGTGGCTCGAGGCAGAAGCTAATCTATGCTCCATCGGTTATAAAGCTCGCTTTGACCAAATGAAGATTGAGATGG AAAGTGAAGATGTTGCAGTaatgatgtcaaaaattcgATCTATGCCTGATCCAAACACAGATTCCAAGCTGACTCCCAACACTCATGGCGGAACTAGTCCGAGTTCAGCCTTAAAGAATTCTTTCAATTCTAGCACGACGGAGAATGTTGACGATGTCGAGGCTTCCATCATGGCCAGATCCAAAATCTTGAAATCTCTTGGTGATAACATTGAATCGATAAATTTGGAAAAAGAACAACAATCGGAGATGGGTGACTGTGAGCATGCGGGATCCATCATGGAGAGATTCAATATCTTGAAATCTCGAAAATCTCGAGAAAATGACCTGTCATATACTAATATAGGAAAGGGGCAACAACTTAAAATGGCCAACTGTGATGATTTAGAACCCGTCCTGGTGAGTTCAAATGCCATGAAACCACGAGAGGACAGCCTCACATCGACTAATAAAGAAGAGGAACCGCACACTGAGAATGTAAACGATGAGCATGCTGAATCCGTCATGGCCAGATTCAATATCTTGCAGTCTCGAGCGGCCAGCTCAAGAATCTATGTACAAGAGGAACAACAGGTTGATTTTGAGTTTTTTGGTAAGAAAAACGTTGCAGCAGTCAAGAATGCTCAATCAGAAGCTGAAGTCTTCTACTTGTCTCCAAAACCCCAACAAACTGGAAGTCTCAGTGAACACGAATTTGGATCAAAGTTAGATGATTGTGGATACGGCTCTCCGAAAGAACTTCATTTCTCTGTGCCCGATGATCCAATGATGCGTTCATTCAACAATGGAAAGATGATGAATCAATGGTACAGTAGGCTACCTGATAGCAGCTTATCTTCAGATTGGGAACATGTAAAGAAAGATGATTTCGCATGGAAAAACTTCTAA
- the LOC140817218 gene encoding uncharacterized protein isoform X1 has translation MMSSDGIQMSDQPIFQNNEPSQPRNSVSSFDVKFLDTKHLNVEDDVGLTLNDVSEGGSVAVCAAEKVLASPSSQEAGYECAKPLRDTKFDVQTMIKTTHNLSELLLCHLSHDACSALEEKNMEVIKSIISNLNACMRTNIDQGTNEPKLKKCVRDTSAIIEESHSVDKISDGPSTTNETFNSHFQPDFIHMGEGKTNESLVFSPLRGEGIKRNDDTTKAIKKILEENFHCYEGISSQALLFKSLWLEAEANLCSIGYKARFDQMKIEMGKIEANTLKESEDVAVMMSKIRSMPDPNTDSKLTPNTHGGTSPSSALKNSFNSSTTENVDDVEASIMARSKILKSLGDNIESINLEKEQQSEMGDCEHAGSIMERFNILKSRKSRENDLSYTNIGKGQQLKMANCDDLEPVLVSSNAMKPREDSLTSTNKEEEPHTENVNDEHAESVMARFNILQSRAASSRIYVQEEQQVDFEFFGKKNVAAVKNAQSEAEVFYLSPKPQQTGSLSEHEFGSKLDDCGYGSPKELHFSVPDDPMMRSFNNGKMMNQWYSRLPDSSLSSDWEHVKKDDFAWKNF, from the exons ATGATGAGCAGTGATGGAATTCAGATGAGCGATCAACCTATTTTCCAGAATAATGAACCTAGCCAACCAAGGAACTCTGTGAGCAGTTTTGATGTGAAATTTTTAGACACAAAGCATCTGAATGTTGAAGATGATGTTGGACTGACTCTCAATGACGTCTCTGAAGGTGGCTCAGTGGCAGTTTGTGCAGCAGAGAAGGTTCTAGCTTCACCTTCTTCTCAAGAAGCTGGATATGAGTGTGCAAAACCATTACGAGATACAAAATTTGATGTTCAGACAATGATAAAGACGACACACAATCTTTCAGAGTTGCTTCTGTGTCACCTTTCACATGATGCATGTTCTGCCCTTGAAGAAAAAAATATGGAGGTTATCAAGAGTATAATTAGCAATCTCAATGCCTGCATGAGAACTAATATTGACCAGGGAACTAATGAGCCTAAATTAAAGAAGTGTGTCCGAGATACGTCAGCCATCATTGAGGAGTCTCATAGTGTG GATAAGATTTCTGACGGGCCCTCTACGACAAATGAAACATTTAACTCTCATTTCCAGCCTGATTTTATACATATGGGTGAAGGGAAGACAAATGAATCACTAGTTTTTTCACCATTGAGGGGAGAAGGTATAAAAAGAAATGATGATACGACCAAG GCTATAAAAAAAATCCTTGAAGAGAATTTTCACTGCTATGAAGGAATTTCCTCACAAGCACTTCTCTTTAAGAGCTTGTGGCTCGAGGCAGAAGCTAATCTATGCTCCATCGGTTATAAAGCTCGCTTTGACCAAATGAAGATTGAGATGGGTAAAATTGAAGCCAACACTTTAAAAG AAAGTGAAGATGTTGCAGTaatgatgtcaaaaattcgATCTATGCCTGATCCAAACACAGATTCCAAGCTGACTCCCAACACTCATGGCGGAACTAGTCCGAGTTCAGCCTTAAAGAATTCTTTCAATTCTAGCACGACGGAGAATGTTGACGATGTCGAGGCTTCCATCATGGCCAGATCCAAAATCTTGAAATCTCTTGGTGATAACATTGAATCGATAAATTTGGAAAAAGAACAACAATCGGAGATGGGTGACTGTGAGCATGCGGGATCCATCATGGAGAGATTCAATATCTTGAAATCTCGAAAATCTCGAGAAAATGACCTGTCATATACTAATATAGGAAAGGGGCAACAACTTAAAATGGCCAACTGTGATGATTTAGAACCCGTCCTGGTGAGTTCAAATGCCATGAAACCACGAGAGGACAGCCTCACATCGACTAATAAAGAAGAGGAACCGCACACTGAGAATGTAAACGATGAGCATGCTGAATCCGTCATGGCCAGATTCAATATCTTGCAGTCTCGAGCGGCCAGCTCAAGAATCTATGTACAAGAGGAACAACAGGTTGATTTTGAGTTTTTTGGTAAGAAAAACGTTGCAGCAGTCAAGAATGCTCAATCAGAAGCTGAAGTCTTCTACTTGTCTCCAAAACCCCAACAAACTGGAAGTCTCAGTGAACACGAATTTGGATCAAAGTTAGATGATTGTGGATACGGCTCTCCGAAAGAACTTCATTTCTCTGTGCCCGATGATCCAATGATGCGTTCATTCAACAATGGAAAGATGATGAATCAATGGTACAGTAGGCTACCTGATAGCAGCTTATCTTCAGATTGGGAACATGTAAAGAAAGATGATTTCGCATGGAAAAACTTCTAA
- the LOC140816624 gene encoding peroxidase 5-like isoform X1 → MIGTKQVIFSGFLVIFCLYNVGTEAQLQVGFYRFSCPSAERIVKEEVLNAFIQNNGVAAGLVRMHFHDCFVRGCDGSVLIDTVNPSSPAEKDSPPNNPSLRGFEVIDNAKARLEAVCARKVSCADILAFAARDSVEITRGLGYEVPAGRKDGRVSLSSEALANLPPPTSNVNQLTQAFANKGLTQEEMVTLSGSHTIGRSHCASFSNRLYNFNSTTSQDPTLDPNYANQLKAACPQGSTNPNLVVPMDPPSPATSDVSYYRGVLSNRGLFTSDQTLLTNQQTLSQVIQNSQNLFGWHIKFSNAMVKMGKIGVLTGNNTGEIRVNCREINS, encoded by the exons ATGATTGGTACAAAACAAGTAATATTTTCTGGGTTTTTGGTTATATTTTGTCTTTACAATGTCGGAACAGAAGCTCAGCTTCAAGTGGGGTTTTATCGGTTTTCGTGTCCCTCGGCTGAGCGCATTGTAAAGGAGGAAGTTCTGAATGCTTTCATTCAGAATAATGGAGTGGCTGCTGGCCTTGTTAGAATGCATTTCCATGATTGTTTCGTGAGG GGATGTGATGGATCAGTTCTCATAGACACCGTCAACCCGTCCAGCCCTGCAGAGAAGGACTCGCCACCAAATAATCCGAGCCTTCGAGGTTTTGAAGTGATCGACAATGCGAAGGCCAGACTAGAAGCCGTTTGTGCACGCAAAGTCTCATGTGCAGATATACTCGCTTTTGCAGCTAGAGACAGTGTAGAGATA ACCAGAGGACTCGGATACGAGGTCCCTGCAGGTAGAAAGGATGGTAGAGTGTCTTTATCTTCTGAGGCACTGGCAAACTTGCCACCTCCTACATCCAATGTGAATCAACTCACACAAGCATTTGCAAACAAGGGTTTAACTCAAGAAGAAATGGTCACCCTTTctg GTTCACACACGATAGGCAGGTCTCATTGCGCATCGTTTAGCAACAGGCTCTACAACTTCAACTCGACTACTAGCCAAGATCCGACCTTGGATCCCAATTATGCAAACCAGTTGAAGGCAGCATGCCCACAAGGCAGCACAAATCCGAATCTGGTGGTGCCTATGGACCCGCCCAGCCCGGCTACGAGTGACGTGAGCTACTATAGAGGAGTTCTGAGTAATCGAGGCCTGTTCACCTCTGATCAAACCTTGTTGACGAACCAACAAACATTATCCCAAGTGATCCAGAATTCTCAAAATTTGTTCGGTTGGCATATAAAATTTTCTAATGCAATGGTGAAGATGGGGAAGATTGGTGTGTTGACCGGTAATAACACGGGTGAGATTCGTGTAAACTGTCGGGAGATCAACAGCTGA
- the LOC140816624 gene encoding peroxidase 5-like isoform X2, with protein sequence MLRNVTLMKGCDGSVLIDTVNPSSPAEKDSPPNNPSLRGFEVIDNAKARLEAVCARKVSCADILAFAARDSVEITRGLGYEVPAGRKDGRVSLSSEALANLPPPTSNVNQLTQAFANKGLTQEEMVTLSGSHTIGRSHCASFSNRLYNFNSTTSQDPTLDPNYANQLKAACPQGSTNPNLVVPMDPPSPATSDVSYYRGVLSNRGLFTSDQTLLTNQQTLSQVIQNSQNLFGWHIKFSNAMVKMGKIGVLTGNNTGEIRVNCREINS encoded by the exons ATGCTGCGTAACGTGACATTAATGAAA GGATGTGATGGATCAGTTCTCATAGACACCGTCAACCCGTCCAGCCCTGCAGAGAAGGACTCGCCACCAAATAATCCGAGCCTTCGAGGTTTTGAAGTGATCGACAATGCGAAGGCCAGACTAGAAGCCGTTTGTGCACGCAAAGTCTCATGTGCAGATATACTCGCTTTTGCAGCTAGAGACAGTGTAGAGATA ACCAGAGGACTCGGATACGAGGTCCCTGCAGGTAGAAAGGATGGTAGAGTGTCTTTATCTTCTGAGGCACTGGCAAACTTGCCACCTCCTACATCCAATGTGAATCAACTCACACAAGCATTTGCAAACAAGGGTTTAACTCAAGAAGAAATGGTCACCCTTTctg GTTCACACACGATAGGCAGGTCTCATTGCGCATCGTTTAGCAACAGGCTCTACAACTTCAACTCGACTACTAGCCAAGATCCGACCTTGGATCCCAATTATGCAAACCAGTTGAAGGCAGCATGCCCACAAGGCAGCACAAATCCGAATCTGGTGGTGCCTATGGACCCGCCCAGCCCGGCTACGAGTGACGTGAGCTACTATAGAGGAGTTCTGAGTAATCGAGGCCTGTTCACCTCTGATCAAACCTTGTTGACGAACCAACAAACATTATCCCAAGTGATCCAGAATTCTCAAAATTTGTTCGGTTGGCATATAAAATTTTCTAATGCAATGGTGAAGATGGGGAAGATTGGTGTGTTGACCGGTAATAACACGGGTGAGATTCGTGTAAACTGTCGGGAGATCAACAGCTGA